From Dermochelys coriacea isolate rDerCor1 chromosome 23, rDerCor1.pri.v4, whole genome shotgun sequence, one genomic window encodes:
- the HCFC1 gene encoding LOW QUALITY PROTEIN: host cell factor 1 (The sequence of the model RefSeq protein was modified relative to this genomic sequence to represent the inferred CDS: deleted 1 base in 1 codon): MAAPTAEGARRTAALLWGTARGAMAAAAPAAPGGPALLQPRWKRVVGWSGPVPRPRHGHRAVAIKELIVVFGGGNEGIVDELHVYNTATNQWFIPAVRGDIPPGCAAYGFVCDGTRLLVFGGMVEYGKYSSDLYELQASRWEWKRLKAKTPKNGPPPCPRLGHSFSLVGNKCYLFGGLANDSEDPKNNIPRYLNDLYILELRPGSGVVAWDIPITYGVLPPPRESHTAVVYTERDNKKSKLVIYGGMSGCRLGDLWTLDIETLTWNKPSLSGVAPLPRSLHSATTIGNKMYVFGGWVPLVMDDVKVATHEKEWKCTNTLACLNLDSMAWEPILMDTLEDNIPRARAGHCAVSINTRLYIWSGRDGYRKAWNNQVCCKDLWYLETEKPPAPSRVQLVRANTNSLEVSWGSVPTADTYLLQLQKYDIPAAASPAPAPVPSVPANPPKSPAPAAAAPAPPASQPLAQMGITLLPQAAAPTPTTTIQLLPSVPGTPLPVASPARTQGVPAVLKVTGPQAPPGPPLVTVRSAGQAGKAPVTVTSLPAGVRMVVPTQSTQGTVIGSSPQMSGMAALAAAAAATQKIPPSSAPTVLSVPAGATIVKTVAVSPGTATLPSTVKVASAPVMVSNPATRMLKTAAAQVGTSVSSTTNAATRPIITVHKSGTVTVAQQAQVMTTVVGGVTKTITLVKSPISVPGGSALISNLGKVMSVVQTKPVQTSAVTGQASSGPVTQIIQTKGPLPAGTILKLVTSADGKPTTIITTTQAGGAGPKPTILGISSVSPSTTKPGTTTIIKTIPMSAIITQSGATGVTSSPGIKSPITIITTKVMTSGTGAPAKIITAVPKLGTAHGQQGVTQVVLKGAPGQPGTILRTVPMGGVRLVTPVTVSAVKPTVTTLVVKGTTGVTTLGTVTGTVSTSLAGAGGHSTNASLATPITTLGTIATLSSQVINPAAITVSAAQTTMTAASGLGTPTITMQPVSQPTQVTLITTPSGVDAQPVHDLPVSILASPTTEQPTATVTIADVGQGDPQPGTVTLVCSNPPCETHETGTTNTATATVVANVGGLTQPVHFVCEGQEAGQPNGGLVRVCSNPPCETHETGTTHTATTATSSMGAGRVCSNPPCETHETGTTHTATMAMSNLGAGRVCSNPPCEMHETGTTNTATSTMGAGRVCTNPPCEMHETGTINTATTATSSMGAGRVCTNPPCETHETGTTNTATSSVGAGRVCTNPPCEMHETGTTNTATTATCNVGMGQAEGAQHAPASAPCETQQTTATGTTMAASMGGAGTEPPSSAPQETGGAGPSQPQLLPTNPVPRICSNPPCETHETGTTHTATTVTSSMGANHDQPLGTNGQGQPEGAQGEAPPSPSSVSTVQSRAVTTVTQSTPVPGPAIPSISSLAEPPAEEPAPPPPAEPPAPPCAEPAQPQLPEPPAEPPTPGPPPGPPPPAPAAEPLALPQELLAEGQAGAALLVTGLTPEELAVTAAAEAAAHAAAAEQAHSLALQAVLQAAQQAVLGAGEPMETGEAGTGPAELGALGGEGAEGQPTAIPIVLTPQELAALVQQQQQLQEAQVAAVAQQPHGAPLPTEALAPADSLNDPAAESNGLSELASAVSSTVALLPAAPSEGLAPSNTFVAPQPVVGPSPAKLQAAATLAEVANGIEPAPMKPDPSVQPQKLLVKKENQWFDVGVIKGTNMMVTHYFLPLNDAPPSDDDSGTVPDYTQLKKQELQPGTAYKFRVAGLNACGRGPFSDISAFKTCLPGFPGAPCAIKISKSPDGAHLTWEPPSVTSGKIVEYSVYLAIQSTQAGEPKGTAPAQLAFMRVYCGPSPSCLVQSGSLANAHIDYTTKPAIIFRIAARNEKGYGPATQVRWLQESSKDGSMAKPASKRPLSSPDMKSAPKKPKADGQ; the protein is encoded by the exons GACAGCGAGAGGGGCCATGGCAGCGGCCGCGCCGGCGGCCCCCGGCGGCCCCGCGCTCCTGCAGCCCCGCTGGAAGCGGGTGGTGGGCTGGTCGGGCCCCGTGCCCCGGCCCCGCCACGGCCACCGCGCCGTGGCCATCAAGGAGCTGATCGTCGTCTTCGGGGGCGGCAACGAGGGGATCGTCGACGAGCTGCACGTCTACAACACAG ccaccaACCAGTGGTTCATCCCGGCGGTGCGGGGCGACATTCCCCCCGGCTGCGCTGCCTACGGCTTCGTGTGCGACGGCACCCGGCTGCTGGTCTTC GGGGGCATGGTGGAGTACGGCAAGTACAGCAGCGACCTCTACGAGCTGCAG GCCAGTCGCTGGGAGTGGAAGAGACTCAAGGCCAAGACCCCCAAGAACGGgccgcccccctgcccccgcctggGCCACAGCTTCTCTCTCGTGGGCAACAAGTGCTACCTGTTTGGGGGGTTGGCAAATGACAGCGAGGACCCCAAGAACAACATTCCCAG GTACCTGAATGACCTGTACATCCTGGAGCTGCGCCCCGGCTCCGGCGTGGTGGCCTGGGACATCCCCATCACGTACGgggtgctgcccccgccccgcgaGTCCCACACCGCCGTGGTGTACACCGAGAGGGACAACAAGAAATCCAAGCTCGTCATCTATGGGGGCATGAGCGGCTGCCGACTCGGCGACCTCTGGACGCTGGACATCG AGACCCTGACGTGGAACAAGCCCAGCCTGAGCGGTGTggcgcccctcccccgcagcctgcACTCTGCCACCACCATTGGCAACAA gatgTACGTCTTCGGGGGCTGGGTGCCCCTCGTCATGGACGACGTCAAAGTGGCCACGCACGAGAAGGAGTGGAAGTGCACCAACACGCTGGCCTGCCTCAACCTTG actcCATGGCCTGGGAGCCGATCCTCATGGACACGCTGGAGGACAACATCCCGCGGGCCCGGGCGGGGCACTGCGCCGTGTCCATCAACACCCGCCTCTACATCTGGAGCGGGCGCGACGGCTACCGCAAGGCCTGGAATAACCAGGTGTGCTGCAAGGACCTGTGGTACCTGGAGACGG AGAAGCCCCCAGCACCCTCACGGGTGCAGCTGGTGCGGGCCAACACCAACTCGCTGGAAGTGAGCTGGGGCTCGGTGCCCACCGCTGACACCtacctgctgcagctgcagaagtACGACATCCCGGCGGCCGCCtcgcctgcccctgccccagtgcccTCCGTGCCCGCCAACCCACCCAAGAGCCCCGCCCCAGCCGCCGCCGCGCCCGCGCCGCctgccagccagcccctggcCCAGATGGGCATCACTCTGCTGCCCCAGGCCGCTGCCCCCAcgcccaccaccaccatccagcTGCTGCCCTCTGTGCCTGGCACGCCCCTGCCCGTGGCCAGCCCCGCACGCACGCAGG GTGTCCCGGCCGTGCTGAAGGTGACGGGGCCCCAGGCGCCCCCGGGGCCCCCCCTGGTGACAGTGCGATCGGCCGGCCAGGCGGGCAAGGCCCCGGTGACGGTGACATCCCTGCCGGCCGGCGTGCGCATGGTGGTGCCCACACAGAGCACCCAGGGCACG GTGATCGGCAGCAGCCCCCAGATGAGCGGCATGGCTGCCCTGGCAGCCGCCGCTGCTGCCACACAGAAGATCCCTCCCTCCTCCGCGCCCACCGTGCTGAGCGTGCCAGCTGGCGCCACCATCGTCAAGACCGTGGCTGTCTCCCCGGGCACCGCCACGCTGCCCAGCACGGTCAAGGTGGCCTCCGCCCCTGTCATG GTGAGTAACCCGGCCACCCGAATGCTGAAGACGGCAGCAGCCCAGGTGGGCACCTCGGTGTCGTCCACGACCAACGCGGCCACGCGGCCCATCATCACAGTGCACAAGTCAGGCACGGTTACCGTGGCCCAGCAAGCGCAGGTCATGACCACCGTGGTGGGCGGTGTCACCAAGACCATCACCCTGGTGAAGAGCCCCATCTCCGTGCCGGGGGGCAGCGCACTG ATCTCGAACCTGGGCAAAGTGATGTCGGTCGTGCAGACCAAGCCAGTGCAGACCTCGGCCGTGACCGGCCAGGCCTCCAGCGGCCCCGTCACCCAGATCATCCAG ACCAAGGGCCCCCTGCCGGCGGGCACCATCCTAAAACTGGTGACGTCAGCGGACGGGAAGCCCACCACCATCATCACCACCACGCAGGCGGGCGGCGCCGGCCCCAAGCCCACCATCTTGGGTATCAGCAGCGTCTCGCCCAGCACAACCAAGCCGGGCACCACCACCATCATCAAAACCATCCCCATGTCGGCCATCATCACCCAGTCCGGGGCCACAG GTGTGACCAGCAGCCCTGGCATcaagtcccccatcaccatcaTCACCACCAAGGTCATGACCTCAGGCACAGGTGCCCCCGCCAAGATCATCACAGCGGTGCCCAAGCTGGGCACAGCCCACGGGCAGCAGGGCGTCACGCAG gtgGTCCTGAAGGGAGCTCCTGGCCAGCCCGGCACCATCCTGCGCACCGTGCCCATGGGCGGCGTGCGGCTGGTCACGCCCGTCACCGTCTCCGCTGTCAAGCCCACTGTTACCACGCTGGTGGTGAAAGGAACTACGG GTGTCACCACCTTGGGCACCGTGACGGGCACCGTCTCCACCAGCCTGGCTGGCGCAGGGGGCCACAGCACCAACGCCTCGCTGGCCACTCCCATCACCACGCTGGGAACCATCGCCACCCTGTCCAGCCAAGTGATCAACCCAGCCGCCATCACAGTCTCCGCCGCGCAGACCACCATGACGGCCGCCAGCGGGCTGGGCACGCCCACCATCACCATGCAG CCCGTCTCGCAGCCCACGCAGGTGACGCTGATCACGACGCCCAGCGGAGTGGATGCCCAGCCGGTGCACGACCTGCCAGTCTCCATCCTGGCCTCGCCCACCACGGAGCAGCCCACGGCCACGGTGACCATCGCCGACGTGGGGCAGGGCGACCCGCAGCCTGGCACCGTCACCCTGGTGTGCTCCAACCCACCCTGCGAGACCCATGAGACCGGCACCACCAACACTGCCACAGCCACCGTCGTGGCCAACGTGGGCGGCCTAACCCAGCCCGTGCACTTCGTGTGCGAGGGCCAGGAGGCTGGACAGCCCAACGGTGGGTTAGTGCGTGTCTGCTCCAACCCCCCGTGTGAGACGCACGAGACGGGGACCACTCACACAGCTACCACGGCCACATCCAGCATGGGCGCCGGGCGAGTGTGCAGCAACCCCCCATGCGAGACGCACGAGACGGGCACCACCCACACAGCTACCATGGCCATGTCCAACCTGGGCGCCGGGCGAGTGTGCAGCAACCCCCCATGTGAGATGCACGAGACGGGCACCACCAA CACGGCCACATCTACCATGGGCGCTGGTCGAGTGTGCACCAACCCCCCGTGCGAGATGCACGAGACGGGCACCATCAACACTGCCACCACGGCCACATCCAGCATGGGCGCTGGTCGAGTGTGCACCAACCCCCCGTGCGAGACGCACGAGACGGGCACCACCAACACGGCC ACATCCAGCGTGGGTGCTGGGCGAGTGTGCACCAACCCCCCATGCGAGATGCACGAGACAGGCACTACCAACACTGCCACCACGGCCACATGTAATGTGGGGATGGGCCAGGCTGAGGGGGCCCAGCATGCCCCTGCCAGCGCGCCCTGCGAGACACAGCAGACCACAGCCACCGGCACCACCATGGCGGCCAGCATGGGGGGAGCTGGCACCGAGCCCCCCTCTTCTGCCCCCCAGGAGacagggggggcagggcccagccagccccagttgcTTCCCACAAATCCGGTCCCTCGCATCTGCTCCAACCCCCCCTGCGAAACACACGAGACGGGCACAACCCACACAGCCACTACCGTGACCTCCAGCATGGGTGCCAACCATG ACCAGCCGCTGGGTACTAACGGGCAGGGGCAGCCCGAGGGGGCACAAGGCgaggccccccccagccccagcagcgtCTCCACCGTGCAGAGCCGTGCCGTGACCACCGTGACGCAGTCCACGCCTGTGCCGGGCCCCGCCATACCA AGCATCTCGTCGCTGGCAGAGCCACCCGCGGAGGAGCCGGCGCCGCCCCCCCCTGCAGAGCCGCCCGCGCCCCCCTGTGCGGAGCCAGCGCAGCCCCAGCTCCCCGAGCCCCcggctgagccccccaccccgggccCCCCGCCTGGCCCCCCGCCGCCCGCCCCTGCCGCAGAGCCGctggccctgccccaggagctgctggCTGAGGGGCAGGCGGGCGCCGCGCTGCTGGTCACGGGGCTGACGCCCGAGGAGCTGGCGGTGACGGCCGctgctgaggccgcagctcacgCCGCAGCCGCCGAGCAGGCCCACAGCCTGGCCCTGCAGGCCGTGCTGCAGGCCGCCCAACAGGCCGTGCTGG GTGCGGGGGAGCCCATGGAGACGGGCGAGGCGGGCACAGGGCCGGCGGagctgggggcactggggggcgAGGGTGCTGAGGGGCAGCCCACAGCCATCCCCATCGTGCTGACGCCGCAGGAGCTGGCCGccctggtgcagcagcagcagcagctgcaggaggccCAGGTGGCGGCCGTGGCCCAGCAGCCCCACGGCGCCCCCCTGCCCACTGAGGCCCTGGCGCCCGCCGACAGCCTCAACGACCCGGCCGCCGAGAGCAACGGGCTGAGCGAGCTGGCCAGCGCTGTCAGCAGCACCGTCGCCCTCCTGCCCGCTGCGCCCAGCGAGG GCCTGGCTCCGTCCAACACATTCGTAGCCCCACAGCCTGTGgtggggcccagcccagccaagcTGCAGGCGGCCGCCACCCTGGCCGAGGTGGCCAATGGCATTGAGCCTGCCCCGATG aagCCGGACCCCTCGGTGCAGCCCCAGAAGCTGCTGGTGAAGAAGGAAAACCAGTGGTTCGACGTGGGTGTCATCAAAGGCACCAACATGATGGTGACCCATTACTTCCTGCCCCTCAACGACGCGCCCCCTAGTGAC GATGACTCGGGCACCGTCCCCGACTACACGCAGCTGAAGAAACAGGAGCTGCAGCCGGGCACGGCCTACAAGTTCCGGGTGGCCGGGCTGAACGCCTGCGGGCGCGGCCCCTTCTCCGACATCTCCGCCTTCAAGACCTGCCTGCCCGGCTTCCCGGGTGCGCCCTGTGCCATCAAGATCAGCAAG